In a single window of the Osmerus eperlanus chromosome 2, fOsmEpe2.1, whole genome shotgun sequence genome:
- the LOC134037559 gene encoding mediator of RNA polymerase II transcription subunit 9-like, which yields MLRTATMMAVAQTKREKDNEDCSVLPLVHAIIKCMDKDSQDVHQELAKLKAKIQEAREQISTMHGIEKSPAEQQQQLATLREQVHTKNQLLQKYKSLCMFDVPKAS from the exons ATGCTACGTACAGCGACAATGATGGCGGTGgctcagacaaagagagagaaagataacgaAGATTGTTCTGTATTGCCTTTAGTCCATGCAATTATAAAATG CATGGATAAAGATAGCCAGGATGTGCATCAAGAACTGGCCAAACTAAAAGCAAAGATCCAGGAGGCGCGCGAGCAAATCTCAACCATGCACGGAATTGAAAAAAGTCCAGcagagcagcaacagcagctggCCACACTAAGGGAGCAGGTTCACACCAAGAACCAGTTATTACAGAAGTACAAGAGCCTGTGTATGTTTGACGTACCCAAAGCGTCGTGA
- the LOC134037565 gene encoding dexamethasone-induced Ras-related protein 1-like: MIKKMSPSENEFDIPAKNCHRMVILGSTKVGKTAIISRFLNEKFDDQYTPTIEDFHRKFYSIRGDVFQLDILDTSGHHPFPAMRRLSILTGDVFILVFSLDNRDSFQEVQRLKRQIYETKSCLKNKTKENVDVPLVICGNKCDRDFYREVQAEEIDQLVAGDKQCAYFEISAKRNSNVDQMFQTLFTMAKLPNEMSPDRHRKVSLQYSEVLHRKSFRSKKFKDGDAYGIVAPFARRPSVHSDLMYIKEKAIGGSQAKEKDRCTIC; encoded by the exons ATGATCAAGAAAATGTCGCCATCCGAGAACGAGTTTGACATTCCGGCAAAGAACTGTCATAGAATGGTTATCCTGGGCTCCACAAAAGTTGGCAAGACAGCTATAATCTCCCGGTTTCTCAACGAGAAATTTGATGACCAATACACACCAACTATTGAGGACTTTCATAGAAAATTCTACAGCATCAGGGGGGATGTGTTTCAACTAGACATTTTGGATACATCTGGACACCACCCGTTCCCCGCCATGAGGAGACTTTCAATTCTGACTG GGGACGTGTTTATTCTGGTGTTCAGTCTGGACAACAGAGATTCATTCCAGGAGGTGCAGCGCCTGAAGCGACAAATATACGAGACCAAGTCATGCCTCAAAAACAAGACCAAGGAAAATGTGGACGTCCCGCTGGTCATCTGCGGCAATAAGTGTGACCGGGACTTCTACCGAGAGGTTCAGGCAGAGGAgattgaccagttggtggccgGCGATAAGCAGTGCGCCTACTTCGAGATATCCGCTAAACGGAACTCTAACGTCGACCAAATGTTTCAAACTCTCTTCACCATGGCCAAACTGCCCAACGAGATGAGCCCAGACCGTCACCGCAAAGTGTCCTTGCAGTATAGTGAAGTGCTGCACAGAAAGTCGTTCAGAAGCAAGAAGTTCAAAGATGGGGATGCTTACGGGATTGTGGCACCTTTTGCACGGCGACCAAGCGTGCACAGTGACTTGATGTACATAAAAGAGAAAGCTATTGGTGGAAGTCAAGccaaagagaaagacaggtgTACTATCTGTTGA